One genomic region from Chitinophagales bacterium encodes:
- a CDS encoding T9SS type A sorting domain-containing protein gives MRYLIFILLPLAGVFLKKSIQAQCPIPQNNNWTAEQIGNGFNDGSYSLHINAQGDLFAGGQLTEKVVQWNGNTWIQVGTPFGAGSTGGRIFGLKSIGGDLFAVGNNSSADLLQKWDGNIWSKLIGSNITSYSIAIHNSSVYVGHTTNSFFNNGIISYEGVFEWNTNSQTISALGDGLTRSNSQGGGAVGIITALVTDSNGDLYASGGFDEADGIAVNNFAKWNGSSWSAVGGGLPGGAETLVFSSNGDLYAGGYFTTAGSVSANHVAIWNGTTWSALGSGLNGDCFALAFDSQGNLYAGGDFSMAGGIFVNNLAKWDGSSWSAVGMGVNASVQALVVDDCDRLIVGGEFTEANGTPANRIAMFYTECNLDTSVTVNSGTLSSNASNVSYQWLDCNNGNSPIPGANSSSYTPSATGNYAVIVSDQCADTSACRKVCVAPSVSVSVSNTTLTATPAGLNYQWIDCDNGNSPIAGATGQFYTATENGSYAVEVEENACFNISNCTNINFVNINEAKGVNANMLIYPNPAENQIIIDAGRENIQRVSITSISGKQLMNVQGLNTSKYQLNLDIKAGIYLIEVYTIAGISINKLIIN, from the coding sequence ATGAGGTATTTAATTTTTATTCTCCTTCCTTTAGCTGGAGTATTTTTGAAAAAGTCCATACAAGCTCAGTGTCCTATTCCGCAAAATAATAATTGGACAGCAGAACAAATTGGGAATGGATTTAACGATGGCAGTTACTCTTTACATATAAATGCGCAAGGAGATTTATTTGCTGGTGGGCAGTTAACTGAGAAAGTTGTTCAATGGAATGGTAATACCTGGATCCAGGTTGGAACGCCTTTTGGTGCAGGTAGTACAGGAGGTAGAATATTCGGTTTGAAATCTATAGGAGGAGATTTATTTGCCGTAGGTAATAATAGTAGCGCAGATTTATTACAAAAATGGGATGGAAATATATGGTCTAAGCTTATTGGATCAAATATAACTTCCTATTCAATTGCAATACACAATTCCAGTGTCTATGTTGGTCATACAACTAATTCTTTTTTTAACAATGGCATAATTTCTTATGAAGGGGTATTTGAATGGAATACAAATTCTCAAACTATTTCTGCATTAGGAGATGGCTTAACGAGAAGTAATTCACAAGGTGGAGGAGCTGTAGGGATTATAACAGCATTAGTAACTGATTCTAATGGTGATTTATATGCCAGTGGAGGTTTTGATGAAGCAGATGGAATAGCTGTTAATAATTTTGCTAAATGGAATGGTTCATCCTGGTCGGCTGTTGGTGGAGGATTACCTGGCGGTGCTGAAACACTTGTTTTCTCTTCAAATGGTGATTTATATGCAGGAGGCTATTTCACAACAGCGGGAAGCGTCTCTGCAAACCATGTGGCTATATGGAATGGCACAACATGGTCAGCTTTGGGTTCTGGTTTGAATGGTGATTGTTTTGCCCTGGCCTTTGACTCCCAGGGAAATCTATATGCTGGCGGAGATTTTAGTATGGCAGGAGGTATATTCGTGAACAATTTGGCCAAATGGGATGGTTCATCCTGGTCGGCTGTAGGTATGGGGGTGAATGCTTCGGTTCAAGCTCTTGTTGTAGATGATTGTGACCGACTAATTGTTGGGGGTGAATTTACTGAGGCAAATGGTACTCCAGCAAATAGAATAGCAATGTTTTATACTGAATGTAATTTGGACACCTCAGTCACTGTTAATAGCGGAACTCTTAGCAGTAACGCTTCTAATGTGAGTTATCAATGGCTTGATTGCAATAACGGTAACTCACCTATTCCTGGAGCCAATAGTTCTTCATATACTCCCTCAGCAACTGGCAATTATGCAGTTATTGTGTCTGACCAGTGCGCTGATACTTCTGCATGCAGAAAAGTTTGTGTTGCCCCTTCCGTATCTGTAAGTGTTTCAAATACAACTTTAACTGCAACTCCGGCCGGATTAAACTATCAGTGGATTGATTGTGATAATGGGAATAGCCCTATAGCAGGGGCTACAGGTCAATTCTACACTGCTACGGAAAATGGAAGTTATGCGGTAGAAGTTGAGGAAAATGCTTGTTTTAATATTTCTAACTGTACAAACATTAATTTTGTCAATATCAATGAAGCTAAGGGCGTGAATGCCAATATGCTCATTTACCCTAATCCTGCTGAAAACCAGATCATAATAGATGCTGGTAGAGAAAACATTCAAAGGGTAAGCATAACCAGTATAAGTGGAAAGCAGCTAATGAATGTTCAAGGACTTAATACTTCAAAATACCAGTTAAACCTGGATATTAAAGCCGGAATTTATCTGATTGAGGTTTACACGATTGCCGGCATCTCAATTAATAAGTTAATCATTAACTAG
- a CDS encoding FISUMP domain-containing protein: MKHLHYLIIAISIILSACEKDPEDPDAPQTNDNNEVMSCSVRSMPASANYASLYTQYINCTGIPVIAPDGVPEQALRVGDETIEFMLTGLDEVKNKLIERGEYYILFGPGKTAQELPEFINTTVSEIGVYWDMPGAGASTAAGLLCFAEDNPSPNHNIMVHEMVHMVDISGLRLLDSDFESELSSAYNNARSQGLWNNTYAMTNKEEYLAECVMIYYEVHFPFGPPGGDGNSNDIITRAQLQNYDPTIYNIIASRFNSSFDVPGCIQRNEVIPYEDESITCPSTITDADGNSYPVVRIGNQCWIAENLRTTKYKDGSPIDHVSDSLAWISTNSGAYAYYRNDISNQQTYGNLYNWFAITHLKGICPDGWRVPVPDDWQTLKTHLQSIDEPTGGPLKSRSLWDAPNDGATNSTGFNAVPSGIREDDGHFTGKGHANMFFTNFEESATEAKTYNLWSNGDFLNSQTHNKKKGTSCRCIKE, from the coding sequence ATGAAGCATTTACATTATTTAATTATCGCCATCTCGATTATTCTATCGGCTTGCGAAAAAGATCCTGAAGACCCCGATGCACCACAAACCAATGACAACAATGAAGTAATGAGCTGTTCTGTGAGAAGCATGCCGGCCTCTGCTAATTATGCCAGTTTATATACGCAATATATCAATTGTACTGGAATACCGGTGATTGCTCCTGATGGCGTGCCTGAACAAGCATTAAGGGTGGGCGATGAAACCATTGAGTTTATGTTGACGGGTTTAGATGAAGTAAAAAACAAATTGATCGAAAGAGGGGAGTATTATATCCTTTTTGGACCTGGTAAGACAGCGCAGGAATTACCGGAATTTATAAATACTACAGTTTCCGAAATAGGTGTCTATTGGGATATGCCAGGAGCAGGAGCGTCAACTGCTGCTGGCTTGCTTTGTTTTGCAGAAGATAACCCTTCTCCAAACCACAATATCATGGTACATGAAATGGTCCACATGGTTGATATTTCAGGATTGCGTTTGCTTGATAGTGATTTTGAAAGCGAATTAAGCAGTGCCTACAATAATGCCAGGTCACAGGGGCTTTGGAACAATACCTATGCAATGACAAATAAAGAGGAATATCTGGCAGAATGTGTTATGATTTATTATGAGGTGCATTTTCCTTTTGGCCCTCCGGGAGGGGATGGAAATAGCAATGATATAATTACACGGGCACAGTTGCAAAATTATGATCCTACGATCTATAATATTATCGCGTCCCGCTTCAACAGTAGCTTTGATGTTCCCGGTTGTATTCAACGTAATGAAGTAATACCATATGAGGATGAGAGCATCACTTGTCCTTCAACCATAACAGATGCCGATGGTAATTCCTATCCGGTAGTTAGAATTGGTAATCAATGCTGGATTGCTGAAAACTTAAGAACCACGAAATATAAAGATGGCTCTCCCATTGATCATGTTTCAGATTCTCTGGCGTGGATCAGCACCAATAGCGGAGCTTATGCCTATTATCGAAATGATATATCTAACCAACAGACTTACGGCAATCTTTACAATTGGTTTGCCATTACCCATTTAAAAGGAATTTGCCCGGATGGATGGCGAGTTCCAGTACCAGATGACTGGCAAACTTTGAAAACTCATTTGCAATCGATAGACGAACCCACAGGAGGTCCCTTAAAAAGCAGAAGCTTATGGGATGCGCCAAACGATGGTGCAACGAACAGCACCGGTTTTAATGCAGTGCCTTCCGGAATCAGGGAAGATGACGGACATTTTACAGGAAAAGGACATGCCAATATGTTTTTTACCAATTTTGAGGAAAGTGCTACTGAAGCAAAGACTTACAACCTTTGGTCCAATGGAGATTTTTTAAATAGCCAGACCCATAACAAGAAAAAAGGCACTTCCTGTAGGTGTATTAAAGAGTGA
- a CDS encoding T9SS type A sorting domain-containing protein encodes MKNITVILIALLPVALFAQSLERQVIASSGSYSETANLQVSSTIGETVIATGTSASVILTQGFQQPASDNTVGIEEPEFGFSMQAYPNPTANMVILDFNADKELELQISLIDVMGKQYPVAKSNITVLGNSRQQIDLSAYAAGNYFIRIDDEKGQFSKTIKIQKID; translated from the coding sequence ATGAAAAACATAACAGTAATACTCATTGCTCTTTTACCAGTAGCATTATTTGCCCAAAGCCTGGAAAGACAGGTAATCGCATCCAGTGGAAGCTATTCTGAAACAGCCAATTTGCAAGTTTCTTCCACTATTGGGGAAACAGTTATTGCAACAGGCACATCAGCTTCAGTTATTCTTACGCAAGGTTTTCAACAACCCGCTTCTGACAATACGGTTGGCATTGAAGAACCTGAGTTTGGTTTCTCCATGCAGGCCTATCCCAACCCAACGGCCAATATGGTGATTCTGGATTTCAATGCGGACAAAGAGTTGGAACTACAAATCAGCTTAATTGATGTAATGGGAAAACAATACCCAGTAGCAAAATCAAACATCACTGTTTTGGGCAATAGTCGCCAGCAGATTGACCTTTCGGCTTATGCGGCAGGCAACTACTTCATTCGCATAGACGATGAAAAGGGACAGTTTTCAAAAACGATTAAGATTCAGAAAATCGACTAA
- a CDS encoding tail fiber domain-containing protein, translated as MKNLMKLLFAVALIFAATFIYAQAPEGFNYQAVVRNGSGDLITSGSVEMQFTIRTGSATGTVEYQETTNATPNQFGLVNHVIGAGTVVSGSMASVDWTSGDKFLQVEANTGNGFEDLGAQQLLSVPYAIHAGNTYWEKSGNNIYSNNSGNVGIGTTSPNNKLHVAGEITSGNITINGRTLGSGGNSLVFGNNAIQTGNTNTVVGDGGMAANTTGYDNVAFGVGANASNTTGAQNTAIGTRAMETNTTGDGITAIGHLAGVTSNNLSNSIVIGNFTAVDASNKARIGGGSYNSIGGQVNWTAFSDGRVKDNIQETVIGLDFIKALRPVTYNYDVNKQEQLMGLKETGQWEGKYDIEKIQFSGFIAQEVEAAAKEAKYNFSGIDKSGEILGLRYAEFTVPLVKAVQEQQEQIEALKAENQKLKAANQQFLTDLNAIKAQLGMDIQGKK; from the coding sequence ATGAAAAATCTAATGAAATTATTGTTCGCTGTGGCATTGATTTTTGCTGCAACTTTTATTTATGCTCAAGCACCAGAGGGCTTTAATTATCAGGCTGTAGTTCGCAATGGATCTGGTGATTTGATTACATCAGGTAGTGTTGAAATGCAATTTACCATCCGTACAGGTTCTGCAACAGGTACGGTGGAATATCAGGAGACTACAAATGCTACACCCAACCAATTTGGCTTAGTGAATCATGTGATAGGTGCTGGTACAGTAGTATCTGGCTCTATGGCTAGTGTTGACTGGACTTCGGGCGATAAGTTTTTACAGGTAGAGGCTAATACCGGAAACGGTTTTGAAGATTTAGGCGCACAGCAATTACTAAGCGTGCCTTACGCCATTCATGCAGGGAATACATATTGGGAAAAATCAGGGAATAATATTTACAGCAATAATAGTGGTAATGTGGGTATTGGCACAACAAGCCCAAACAATAAACTACATGTCGCAGGGGAGATTACTTCTGGAAATATTACCATAAACGGAAGAACTTTAGGAAGTGGTGGCAATAGTTTGGTTTTTGGAAATAATGCCATACAAACAGGAAATACAAATACAGTAGTTGGGGATGGGGGAATGGCTGCTAATACTACCGGTTATGATAATGTAGCATTTGGAGTAGGAGCTAACGCATCAAATACTACAGGTGCTCAAAATACGGCAATTGGAACAAGAGCTATGGAAACCAACACAACCGGAGATGGAATAACTGCAATTGGCCATTTGGCAGGTGTAACCAGTAATAATTTAAGTAACTCTATTGTAATAGGAAATTTCACAGCTGTAGATGCCAGCAACAAAGCAAGAATTGGTGGAGGAAGCTACAATAGCATAGGGGGGCAAGTAAACTGGACCGCTTTTAGTGATGGCAGGGTGAAGGACAATATTCAGGAAACCGTAATTGGCTTAGATTTCATCAAAGCACTTCGTCCTGTAACTTATAATTACGATGTAAACAAACAAGAGCAGTTAATGGGACTTAAAGAGACAGGTCAATGGGAAGGTAAATATGACATTGAAAAAATTCAATTTAGCGGGTTTATTGCACAGGAAGTTGAAGCTGCTGCTAAAGAAGCCAAATATAATTTTAGCGGGATAGATAAGTCTGGAGAAATTTTAGGCCTGAGATATGCAGAATTCACAGTGCCTCTGGTAAAAGCGGTTCAGGAACAACAAGAACAGATTGAAGCCTTAAAAGCAGAAAACCAAAAATTAAAAGCAGCAAATCAGCAATTCCTGACTGATTTAAATGCCATCAAAGCCCAATTGGGAATGGATATTCAAGGAAAAAAATAA
- a CDS encoding two-component regulator propeller domain-containing protein — protein MTLYRFTLVLIFIPFIISGQVLLDTTEQREIYLDHLGIEDGMSQGMINDLVIDQDGYMWIATKEGLNRYDGKKFKVFRHNPKDPLSISDNLITSLFVDSKNNLWVGTDLNGLNFFDRKTESFNHFNTDSKPKQKLSSSSIGKIFEDPKGNIIIQTKSGNGYDILVPDSTNTPNNFRIYPIQNIYPGLRKVTGKDCCTKHLYFKSNGEAWYYGLDSVYSIQNPELENASYHSYPNNISSSEIYFENQFIFDPKTEDFYLLSNSIIEKYDTISRQFLPYLKLPLRLTNIHDLFIDNKSRLWIAFRNNKYLNINLQEKKLVSFIANSEGFNEQGFCCTFFKHHDQNDNLWIGTGGFGALKWSSVSQKFETITIKNNSANLVWDYRVSKPGSKAVFSKDIKEKWGKIKDSVSLKAGHQFASRQSNITIDNNGFIYVNLINTKSDSNFLLQIDTNTYGVNVLEMRTTPIDKWYFTPIFIDKKNNIWYSERSKGDSLQLFNHLIESDSIIEYTVPVKPQESVYRFVHDWYENKNGSFWLGTTQGLFLFNPEKNKWKHYQYDPSNDSSLSLDMVLSVCPDPANPEKYIWAGTNGSGLNRLNIKTGNFTIFNEAQGLPNNVVYAIQTDHKNNLWLSTNKGLSHFNIAENKFVNYNTNHGLAGNEFNRYEFSKASDGTLYFGGVNGVVAFHPKYFYTDSTYSNAIINQFKILNTSVNYKDTLIFENERFYLKKPIEQLEKLELNYNHRMFSFGFSVLDFTAQKSNKIKYKLEGFHKDWIEADINHEATFTNLDPGYYTLKVLGYNSSHQWSEKPRTLQLTILPPWWGTWWFRGFMVFLFAGILYSIYRYRLGYVLRMERMRNQIAQDLHDDIGSTLSSISVYSTAIQKSANQLPEKVNHILGKIIEGTTETMERMNDMVWAIKADNDTFKQVILRMYALAVDITEVQGIQLQFNADEASENIEMNMLERKNIYLIYKEALNNTIKYAQCDIIEINVQSIDQKLHIEIKDNGIGFETGKNTYNMGGNGIAGMQKRAQEIGAKLNIQSKINNGTTIQIIF, from the coding sequence ATGACACTGTATCGTTTCACCCTTGTACTGATTTTTATACCATTTATAATCAGTGGACAGGTTCTATTGGACACTACTGAGCAGCGCGAAATATACCTGGATCATCTGGGTATTGAGGATGGTATGTCACAGGGCATGATCAATGATCTTGTGATTGACCAGGATGGCTATATGTGGATAGCCACTAAAGAAGGGCTCAATCGATACGATGGAAAAAAGTTTAAGGTTTTTAGGCACAATCCAAAAGACCCATTATCTATATCTGACAATCTTATCACTAGTCTTTTTGTTGATTCCAAAAACAACTTATGGGTAGGTACAGATCTCAATGGGCTCAATTTTTTTGATCGCAAAACTGAAAGCTTCAATCATTTCAACACAGATTCTAAACCCAAACAAAAGTTGAGCTCTAGTTCCATTGGAAAAATTTTTGAAGACCCCAAAGGAAATATCATCATTCAAACCAAGTCAGGGAATGGCTATGACATTTTAGTACCGGATTCTACAAACACTCCAAATAACTTTAGGATTTACCCCATTCAGAATATTTATCCCGGTCTGAGAAAAGTAACAGGAAAAGACTGTTGTACCAAGCACCTTTATTTTAAATCAAATGGTGAGGCCTGGTATTATGGTTTGGATTCAGTTTACAGCATACAAAACCCTGAATTGGAAAATGCTTCATATCATTCCTATCCAAATAATATCTCTTCTTCTGAAATCTATTTTGAAAACCAATTTATATTTGACCCGAAAACAGAAGATTTTTATCTCCTTTCAAACTCCATTATTGAAAAATATGACACAATCTCCAGGCAATTTCTCCCCTATTTAAAACTGCCCTTAAGACTCACCAATATCCACGACCTTTTTATAGACAACAAGAGCCGCTTGTGGATTGCTTTTAGAAATAACAAATACTTGAATATCAATTTGCAAGAAAAAAAGCTTGTTTCTTTCATTGCCAATTCAGAAGGATTTAATGAGCAAGGTTTTTGCTGTACTTTTTTTAAGCACCACGATCAAAATGATAACCTTTGGATTGGCACAGGAGGTTTTGGAGCATTAAAGTGGTCTTCCGTTTCACAAAAATTTGAAACAATAACTATTAAAAACAATTCTGCCAATCTTGTTTGGGATTACAGGGTTTCAAAACCTGGATCGAAGGCCGTATTTTCCAAAGATATAAAGGAAAAGTGGGGCAAAATAAAAGATAGCGTTTCCCTAAAAGCAGGACATCAATTCGCCAGTAGGCAATCAAATATTACAATTGACAATAATGGTTTTATTTATGTCAACTTAATAAACACCAAAAGTGACAGCAATTTTTTGCTGCAAATTGATACCAATACTTATGGGGTCAATGTGCTCGAAATGCGAACTACGCCTATTGACAAATGGTATTTCACACCTATATTTATTGACAAAAAAAACAATATTTGGTACAGCGAGAGAAGCAAGGGGGATTCCTTACAATTATTCAATCATTTGATAGAATCCGATTCAATAATAGAATACACTGTTCCCGTTAAGCCTCAGGAAAGTGTTTATCGTTTTGTACATGATTGGTACGAAAATAAAAATGGCAGTTTTTGGCTGGGCACCACGCAGGGTCTGTTTCTTTTCAATCCTGAAAAAAACAAGTGGAAACACTACCAGTATGATCCTTCCAATGACAGCAGCCTTTCGCTCGACATGGTATTAAGCGTATGTCCCGATCCTGCTAATCCGGAAAAATATATTTGGGCGGGAACCAATGGGAGCGGGTTGAACAGGCTCAATATCAAAACCGGAAATTTTACAATATTCAATGAAGCACAAGGTTTGCCCAATAATGTGGTCTATGCCATTCAAACTGATCATAAAAACAATCTGTGGTTGAGCACCAACAAGGGATTGAGCCATTTTAATATTGCAGAAAACAAGTTTGTAAATTACAATACCAATCATGGTTTAGCTGGGAATGAATTCAATCGCTATGAATTTAGCAAAGCCAGTGATGGCACGCTCTATTTCGGTGGTGTAAATGGCGTGGTCGCCTTTCATCCCAAATATTTTTATACGGATTCCACCTATTCTAACGCCATCATCAATCAGTTTAAAATCCTGAATACTAGTGTTAATTATAAAGACACTTTGATTTTTGAAAATGAACGCTTTTATCTAAAAAAGCCAATAGAGCAGCTCGAAAAACTGGAGCTCAATTACAATCACAGAATGTTTTCATTTGGATTTTCGGTATTGGATTTTACGGCTCAAAAGTCCAATAAGATCAAATACAAATTAGAAGGGTTTCACAAAGACTGGATCGAGGCCGATATCAATCACGAAGCTACTTTTACCAATTTAGATCCTGGATATTATACCCTGAAAGTATTGGGCTATAATAGCAGTCATCAATGGAGTGAAAAGCCCAGAACCCTTCAACTGACCATACTCCCGCCCTGGTGGGGCACCTGGTGGTTTCGGGGTTTTATGGTTTTCCTGTTCGCAGGAATTTTGTACTCCATATACCGATACAGGCTGGGCTATGTTTTAAGGATGGAAAGGATGCGCAACCAAATCGCCCAGGATCTGCACGATGATATTGGCTCCACGCTCAGCAGTATTTCCGTTTACAGCACGGCCATTCAAAAGTCTGCAAACCAACTCCCCGAAAAAGTAAATCATATTTTGGGGAAAATAATAGAAGGCACTACAGAAACCATGGAGCGCATGAACGATATGGTCTGGGCCATTAAAGCCGATAATGATACTTTCAAGCAAGTGATTTTGAGAATGTATGCGCTAGCCGTGGATATTACAGAAGTACAGGGTATTCAACTGCAATTCAATGCAGATGAAGCATCTGAGAATATTGAGATGAATATGCTGGAACGCAAAAATATTTACCTGATTTACAAAGAAGCGCTGAACAATACCATCAAATATGCCCAATGCGATATCATTGAAATCAATGTGCAGAGCATTGACCAAAAATTGCACATAGAAATTAAAGACAACGGCATTGGTTTCGAGACCGGAAAAAACACCTACAATATGGGTGGCAACGGAATTGCGGGGATGCAAAAAAGGGCTCAGGAAATAGGAGCAAAGCTCAATATTCAATCAAAAATCAATAACGGGACCACCATTCAGATCATTTTTTGA
- a CDS encoding response regulator transcription factor: MDIKVILFDDNEKRRESLQMLIELMDNMEFAGAFPDCRHVLKNMEDTQPDVVLMDIDMPFVNGIEGVKLIRQQYQDVKILMQTVFEEDDKVFAAICAGADGYILKQTNPLKLMDAIKEVHEGGAPMTPNIARKVLQYFNKSNACKEQTFELTNRELEILEHLVKGNSYNMIATACGISYATVNSHISKIYKKLKVKSSAGAVSIAVREGLVG; the protein is encoded by the coding sequence ATGGATATCAAAGTGATTTTATTCGATGACAATGAAAAGCGCAGGGAAAGCTTGCAAATGCTTATTGAGCTAATGGACAATATGGAATTTGCAGGTGCTTTTCCAGATTGCAGACATGTGCTGAAAAATATGGAAGATACCCAGCCCGATGTGGTTTTGATGGATATTGACATGCCCTTTGTAAATGGCATTGAAGGGGTAAAACTCATTCGGCAGCAGTATCAGGATGTAAAAATACTGATGCAAACGGTTTTTGAAGAGGATGATAAAGTGTTTGCCGCCATTTGTGCCGGGGCAGATGGGTATATCCTAAAGCAAACCAATCCCCTGAAATTAATGGATGCCATAAAAGAAGTGCACGAAGGCGGTGCGCCCATGACGCCCAATATTGCCCGAAAAGTATTGCAATATTTCAATAAGTCCAATGCCTGTAAAGAGCAAACTTTTGAATTGACCAATAGAGAACTGGAAATCCTGGAGCACCTTGTAAAAGGCAACAGCTATAATATGATTGCTACCGCTTGTGGCATCTCTTATGCTACGGTCAATTCGCATATTTCAAAGATTTACAAAAAACTCAAGGTAAAATCTTCGGCAGGTGCTGTTTCGATTGCAGTTAGAGAAGGCTTGGTGGGGTAA
- a CDS encoding mobile mystery protein B: protein MGLNFNEIHGQTPLDEDEKEGLLIPSISTQGELDEFEQQNIEDAMQWAFSISLKKERILSEKFICNLHKRMFGEVWQWAGNFRKTNKNLGVDKHLIPTQLHTLCNDGLFWIENKTYLPDEMAIRFKHRIVSIHCFPNGNGRHSRLMGDIIIEKIFGQEIFSWGAVEFSKTNEARQAYLHAVKTADNGNFQALLKFARS, encoded by the coding sequence ATGGGATTAAATTTCAATGAAATTCACGGACAAACGCCTTTGGATGAAGATGAAAAAGAAGGCTTATTGATTCCCAGTATTTCAACACAAGGTGAACTGGACGAGTTTGAGCAGCAAAATATTGAAGATGCCATGCAATGGGCATTTTCTATATCATTGAAAAAAGAAAGGATTTTGTCAGAAAAATTCATTTGTAATCTTCACAAAAGAATGTTTGGAGAAGTCTGGCAATGGGCGGGGAACTTTAGAAAAACAAATAAAAATCTTGGTGTTGACAAGCATCTTATTCCCACACAACTGCATACGCTTTGTAATGACGGACTATTTTGGATTGAAAACAAAACTTATCTCCCGGATGAAATGGCCATTCGTTTTAAGCATAGAATTGTGAGCATTCACTGTTTCCCAAATGGCAATGGTCGGCATAGCCGATTGATGGGGGATATTATCATTGAGAAAATCTTTGGACAAGAAATCTTTTCTTGGGGAGCTGTTGAGTTCTCCAAAACAAATGAAGCTCGACAAGCCTATCTCCACGCAGTAAAAACAGCAGATAATGGTAATTTTCAAGCCTTGCTAAAATTCGCAAGATCATGA
- a CDS encoding mobile mystery protein A has translation MNRKKLQIEQLELKLKGFTAAKKVAVPDTGWLKAVRVSLGISLQQLADKLSITKQSAREIEQREREGNITLKSLRDTAKVLEMELVYGLVPKDGSLDALIEKRARVLATKIVSRTSNTMKLEDQENTEKRIKNAIEERTAELKREIPKALWD, from the coding sequence ATGAACAGAAAGAAGCTACAAATTGAACAATTAGAGCTAAAGCTCAAAGGGTTTACAGCAGCTAAAAAAGTCGCAGTACCAGATACGGGTTGGCTAAAAGCTGTACGTGTATCCTTAGGTATTTCGTTACAACAACTTGCGGACAAACTCTCCATAACCAAACAGAGTGCGAGAGAGATTGAACAACGTGAGAGAGAAGGAAACATCACCCTTAAAAGCCTTCGCGATACTGCTAAAGTATTAGAGATGGAACTGGTCTATGGACTTGTGCCAAAGGATGGTTCTTTGGATGCTTTAATCGAGAAAAGAGCACGCGTGCTGGCTACCAAAATTGTTTCCAGAACTTCTAATACAATGAAATTGGAAGATCAGGAAAACACCGAAAAGCGCATTAAAAATGCTATAGAAGAAAGAACTGCCGAATTGAAAAGGGAAATACCAAAAGCACTATGGGATTAA